A single genomic interval of Arthrobacter globiformis harbors:
- a CDS encoding ribose-phosphate diphosphokinase: MTEITAHGEKKLVLAAGRAHPELAREIAKELGTELLPVDAYDFANGEIYVRAGESVRGTDAFVIQAHPAPLNNWLMEQLIMIDSLKRASAKRITVVSPFYPYSRQDKKGRGREPISARLVADMYKTAGADRIMSVDLHTSQIQGFFDGPVDHLMAIPLLADYIRTRVSADNITVVSPDTGRVRVAEQWAERLGGAPLAFVHKSRDLTVPNQAVSKTVVGQIEGRTCVLIDDMIDTGGTISGAVQVLKNAGAKDVIIAATHAVFSDPAGRRLSESGAREVVVTNTLPIPADKRFPELTVLSIAPLIARAIREVFDDGSVTSLFDGNA, translated from the coding sequence ATGACCGAAATTACGGCTCACGGCGAGAAGAAACTGGTGCTCGCCGCAGGGCGTGCACACCCGGAGCTTGCCCGGGAGATCGCCAAGGAGCTGGGCACGGAACTGCTGCCTGTGGACGCCTACGACTTCGCCAACGGCGAGATCTACGTCCGCGCCGGGGAGAGCGTCCGCGGAACCGATGCCTTCGTCATCCAGGCGCACCCCGCGCCGCTGAACAACTGGCTCATGGAACAGCTGATCATGATCGATTCGCTGAAGCGTGCCTCCGCCAAGCGGATCACCGTTGTTTCGCCGTTTTACCCGTACTCGCGCCAGGACAAGAAGGGCCGCGGCCGCGAGCCGATCTCCGCCCGTCTTGTGGCCGACATGTACAAGACGGCCGGCGCCGACCGCATCATGAGCGTGGACCTGCACACCTCGCAGATCCAGGGCTTTTTCGACGGTCCGGTGGACCACCTCATGGCCATCCCGCTGCTGGCGGACTACATCCGTACCCGGGTCAGCGCCGACAACATCACCGTGGTCTCACCCGACACCGGCCGCGTGCGTGTGGCCGAGCAGTGGGCCGAGCGCCTCGGTGGCGCTCCGCTGGCATTCGTCCACAAGAGCCGCGACCTGACCGTGCCCAACCAGGCCGTGTCCAAGACCGTGGTAGGCCAGATCGAGGGCCGCACCTGCGTGCTGATCGACGACATGATCGACACCGGCGGAACCATCTCCGGCGCCGTGCAGGTGCTCAAGAACGCCGGCGCTAAGGATGTCATCATCGCCGCCACGCACGCGGTGTTCTCCGACCCCGCCGGCAGGCGCCTCTCCGAGTCCGGAGCCCGCGAAGTAGTTGTCACCAACACGCTGCCCATCCCCGCTGACAAGCGCTTCCCCGAGCTCACCGTCCTGTCCATCGCGCCGCTCATCGCCCGGGCCATCCGTGAAGTGTTCGACGACGGTTCGGTCACCAGCCTGTTCGACGGCAACGCGTAA
- a CDS encoding 50S ribosomal protein L25/general stress protein Ctc: MSEQKLAAEARTEFGKGFARRARMAGQIPAVIYGHGAEPIHITLPAKATTLAVRTANALLSLDLNGEGHLALVKDIQRDPIKQIIEHIDLLTVRQGETVTVDVPVHLVGELAPGNAYNQEMTVISLEAEATHLPTAIEVDIEGRSAGQHIHASDLVLPKGSVLLADAEALVVNISEATATAAEGEAEEGAAAAAPAEAAAAE, encoded by the coding sequence ATGTCTGAGCAGAAGCTCGCAGCAGAAGCCCGCACCGAATTCGGCAAGGGCTTCGCCCGCCGCGCCCGCATGGCCGGTCAGATCCCCGCCGTGATCTACGGCCACGGCGCAGAGCCCATCCACATCACCCTCCCCGCCAAGGCCACCACCCTGGCCGTGCGCACCGCGAACGCCCTGCTGTCCCTCGACCTCAACGGCGAGGGCCACCTGGCCCTGGTCAAGGACATCCAGCGCGACCCGATCAAGCAGATCATCGAGCACATCGACCTCCTGACCGTCCGCCAGGGCGAGACGGTGACCGTGGACGTTCCCGTTCACCTCGTCGGCGAGCTGGCTCCGGGCAACGCCTACAACCAGGAAATGACCGTCATCTCCCTCGAAGCTGAGGCAACCCACCTGCCCACAGCCATCGAAGTCGACATCGAAGGCCGTTCCGCCGGCCAGCACATCCACGCCTCCGACCTCGTGCTGCCCAAGGGCTCGGTCCTGCTGGCCGACGCAGAGGCGTTGGTCGTCAACATCTCCGAGGCCACAGCAACGGCCGCAGAGGGCGAAGCCGAGGAGGGCGCCGCGGCAGCGGCTCCGGCCGAAGCAGCTGCTGCCGAGTAA
- a CDS encoding ABC-F family ATP-binding cassette domain-containing protein, translating into MAHLLGGENLTVSYATRTVLDGITLGLEEGDRIGMVGRNGDGKSTLMRLLALRSTPDSGRVTKRSEVNIGYLDQSDVLDGDLTVGAAIVGDQADYEWARNPQIREVMGGLVSDVDWHANVHALSGGQKRRVALAKLLIEDHDVIMLDEPTNHLDVEGVAWLSRHLKTRWRANQGAFLVVTHDRWFLDEVCNKTWEIHDGIMDPFEGGYAAYVLARAERDRAASVMEGKRQQLVKKELAWLRRGAPARTAKPKFRIEAANALIADVPEPRDSMALSKMATARQGKDVLDLEHVSLDFLGGDAGQKLFDNITLRLAPGERLGLVGVNGAGKTTLLKLLNGEIQPTSGKVKRGKTVVTAVLTQEVKELDDVQDLRVIEVIEREKRSFNVGGKEFSAGQLVEQLGFTNEKQWTPVKDLSGGERRRLQLLRLLVGEPNVLMLDEPTNDLDTDTLAAVEDVLDGWPGTLVVVSHDRYLLERVTDHQMALLGDGKIRALPRGVDQYLELREGTLAGSTITGGGNPVTGASGSSAPAATSGASEAEKRDARKAKNRIDRQLGKLTQQEDKIHAQMVKSTADNDFDAMAELNKKLKALAEDREALELEWLEALEVLGE; encoded by the coding sequence GTGGCACACCTGCTCGGCGGCGAGAACCTCACAGTCTCGTACGCAACCCGCACCGTTCTTGACGGCATCACCCTTGGACTCGAAGAGGGTGACCGGATCGGGATGGTCGGCAGGAACGGCGACGGCAAGTCAACGCTGATGCGGCTGCTGGCGCTGCGGTCCACCCCTGATTCGGGCCGCGTGACCAAGCGCAGCGAGGTCAACATCGGATACCTGGACCAGAGTGATGTACTCGACGGCGACCTGACGGTTGGTGCCGCCATCGTCGGCGACCAGGCTGACTACGAGTGGGCGCGCAATCCGCAGATCCGCGAGGTCATGGGCGGACTGGTGTCCGACGTTGACTGGCACGCCAATGTGCACGCACTCTCCGGTGGCCAGAAACGGCGCGTGGCCCTGGCAAAGCTGCTGATCGAAGACCATGACGTGATCATGCTCGACGAGCCCACGAACCACCTCGATGTCGAAGGCGTCGCCTGGCTGTCCCGGCACCTGAAGACCCGGTGGCGGGCCAACCAGGGCGCGTTCCTCGTGGTTACCCACGACCGCTGGTTCCTCGACGAAGTCTGCAACAAGACCTGGGAAATCCACGACGGCATCATGGACCCGTTCGAAGGCGGCTACGCGGCCTACGTCCTGGCCCGGGCCGAACGCGACCGCGCCGCGTCGGTGATGGAAGGCAAGCGCCAGCAGCTCGTCAAGAAGGAACTCGCCTGGCTGCGCCGAGGCGCCCCCGCCCGCACTGCAAAGCCCAAGTTCCGGATCGAGGCAGCCAATGCCCTGATCGCCGACGTCCCGGAGCCGCGCGACTCGATGGCGCTGAGCAAGATGGCCACGGCACGCCAGGGCAAGGATGTGCTCGACCTCGAGCACGTTTCCCTGGACTTCCTGGGTGGCGACGCAGGGCAGAAGCTTTTCGACAACATCACCCTTCGCCTCGCACCGGGCGAGCGGCTGGGGCTGGTCGGTGTCAACGGCGCCGGCAAGACCACGCTCCTGAAACTCCTCAACGGCGAAATCCAGCCCACCTCCGGCAAGGTCAAGCGCGGCAAGACGGTTGTCACCGCCGTACTGACCCAGGAGGTCAAGGAGCTCGACGACGTCCAGGACCTCCGCGTCATCGAAGTGATCGAACGCGAAAAGCGGTCCTTCAATGTTGGCGGCAAGGAATTCAGCGCCGGTCAGCTCGTGGAACAGCTGGGCTTCACCAACGAGAAGCAGTGGACCCCGGTCAAGGACCTCTCAGGTGGCGAACGCCGACGGCTCCAGCTGCTGCGCCTCCTGGTGGGTGAGCCGAACGTGCTCATGCTCGACGAACCCACCAACGACCTCGACACGGACACCCTGGCCGCCGTCGAAGACGTCCTGGACGGCTGGCCGGGCACGCTGGTTGTGGTCAGCCACGACCGCTACCTGCTGGAGCGCGTCACGGACCACCAGATGGCTTTGCTGGGTGACGGCAAGATCCGCGCCCTGCCCCGCGGCGTGGACCAGTACCTCGAACTGCGCGAAGGCACCCTGGCCGGCTCCACCATCACCGGCGGCGGCAACCCCGTCACCGGTGCCAGCGGCAGTTCGGCGCCGGCCGCCACCTCCGGCGCGTCCGAAGCCGAGAAGCGCGACGCCCGCAAGGCCAAAAACCGCATCGACCGCCAGCTGGGCAAGCTGACGCAGCAGGAAGACAAGATCCACGCCCAGATGGTCAAGAGCACAGCCGACAACGACTTCGACGCCATGGCCGAGCTGAACAAGAAGCTGAAGGCCCTGGCCGAAGACCGCGAAGCCCTGGAACTCGAGTGGCTCGAGGCCCTGGAAGTCCTCGGCGAGTAG
- a CDS encoding 4-(cytidine 5'-diphospho)-2-C-methyl-D-erythritol kinase — MALQGVRGRFAARTVRVKAPGKVNVSLDVGPLRPDGYHSVASVYLAVSLYEEVAATSTTSEGITVSISPDSTLDLDGVDIPLDERNLAYKAAAIMADVSEHSTGVHLEITKRVPVAGGMGGGSADAAATLLACDALWNSGLSRDELAQLAAELGADVPFALLGGTAVGLGVGDELSPALAKAQTDWVLVTAEFGLSTPEVFRTLDRLRDAEGVDGDEPTAVDPKILQALRSGDADALSRVLLNDLQRASIELAPGLRDTLGLGESCGAIAGIVSGSGPTVALLAHNPEAAENLAGELQHKGLNALAVHGPVPGARIISDTLL; from the coding sequence ATGGCGCTCCAGGGCGTGCGGGGGCGCTTCGCGGCACGGACCGTCCGGGTCAAGGCTCCGGGAAAAGTGAACGTCTCGCTGGATGTCGGGCCGCTGCGGCCGGACGGCTACCACTCCGTGGCCAGCGTCTACCTTGCTGTGTCGCTGTACGAGGAAGTTGCGGCCACCAGCACAACATCCGAGGGCATCACGGTCAGCATCAGCCCGGACAGCACGCTGGACCTCGACGGGGTGGACATCCCGCTCGACGAACGGAACCTCGCCTACAAGGCAGCCGCCATCATGGCCGATGTGTCGGAACACTCCACCGGGGTACATCTTGAAATCACCAAGCGGGTGCCCGTGGCAGGCGGTATGGGCGGCGGTTCCGCGGATGCTGCCGCCACACTCCTGGCCTGCGACGCGCTGTGGAACAGCGGCCTGTCCCGGGACGAACTCGCCCAGCTCGCCGCCGAGCTCGGAGCGGACGTTCCGTTCGCCCTGCTGGGCGGCACGGCCGTGGGGCTGGGCGTGGGTGATGAGCTGTCGCCCGCGCTGGCAAAGGCCCAGACGGACTGGGTGCTGGTGACGGCCGAGTTCGGGCTTTCCACGCCGGAGGTGTTCCGCACCCTGGACCGGCTCCGCGATGCCGAGGGCGTGGACGGCGACGAGCCCACGGCTGTGGACCCCAAGATCCTGCAGGCCCTGCGCAGTGGCGACGCCGATGCCCTGAGCCGGGTTCTGCTCAACGACCTCCAGCGGGCGTCCATCGAACTCGCCCCCGGGCTCCGGGACACACTGGGCCTGGGCGAGTCCTGCGGAGCCATTGCCGGGATCGTTTCCGGCTCCGGGCCCACCGTGGCCCTGCTGGCGCACAATCCAGAAGCGGCGGAGAACCTCGCCGGGGAGCTGCAGCACAAGGGGCTCAACGCACTGGCCGTCCACGGCCCCGTGCCCGGCGCGCGCATCATCTCCGATACGCTCCTTTAA
- the pth gene encoding aminoacyl-tRNA hydrolase, whose protein sequence is MTDTWLIVGLGNPGPEYSGNRHNVGQMVLDGLAGRIGGKFKAHKARALVLEGRLGIGGPRVVLAKPGTYMNVSGGPVSALARFYDVEPSRVVAVHDEIDIPFNTVKLKIGGGEGGHNGLRDISKALATKDYLRVRVGVGRPPGRMDTADYVLRDFGTAEKKELPFLLDDAADAVELLVREGLTAAQQQFHTAKV, encoded by the coding sequence ATGACTGACACTTGGCTGATCGTAGGCCTTGGCAACCCCGGACCCGAGTACAGCGGCAACCGGCACAACGTCGGCCAGATGGTGCTGGACGGACTGGCCGGGCGCATCGGTGGGAAGTTCAAGGCGCACAAGGCCAGGGCCCTGGTCCTGGAAGGCCGGCTGGGTATTGGCGGTCCCCGGGTGGTACTGGCGAAGCCGGGCACGTACATGAACGTCTCCGGCGGCCCGGTGTCGGCTCTGGCCAGGTTTTACGACGTCGAGCCGTCCCGCGTGGTGGCCGTCCATGACGAGATCGACATTCCCTTCAATACTGTGAAGCTGAAGATCGGCGGCGGCGAGGGAGGGCACAACGGTCTCCGGGACATCTCCAAGGCCCTCGCCACCAAGGACTACCTCCGCGTCCGGGTGGGAGTCGGACGGCCGCCGGGCCGGATGGACACCGCCGACTACGTGCTCCGGGATTTCGGCACTGCGGAAAAGAAGGAACTGCCCTTCCTGCTCGATGACGCCGCAGATGCCGTCGAGCTCCTGGTCAGGGAGGGCCTGACGGCCGCGCAGCAGCAGTTCCACACCGCCAAGGTCTAG
- the glmU gene encoding bifunctional UDP-N-acetylglucosamine diphosphorylase/glucosamine-1-phosphate N-acetyltransferase GlmU, producing the protein MSPEKSGPAAVIVLAAGAGTRMKSRTPKILHEIGGRSMVGHALLAARSISPERLALVVRHERDRVAAHLRELDPDAVIVDQDEVPGTGRAVEVALEALDAKEPVAGTVVVTYGDVPLLTGEMLAELVSTHEREGNAVTVLTAILDDATGYGRILRGEDGTVTGIREHKDATDAERAIREINSGIYAFDAVVLRDALGHVTTDNSQGEKYLTDVLGLAREAGGRVAAVVTADRWQVEGANDRVQLAALGAEHNRRIVEAWMRAGVTVVDPATTWIDSTVTLAEDVRILPNTQLHGATTVARDAVVGPDSTLTDVSIGEGAKVTRTHGSGAEIGAGASVGPFTYLRPGTVLGETGKIGAFYETKNVRIGRGSKLSHLGYAGDAEIGEDTNIGCGNITANYDGEKKHRTVIGSGVRTGSNTVFVAPVTVGDGAYSGAGAVIRKDVPAGALALSMAAQRNAEGWVAANRPGSLSAELAEAAAAREGRNETSNSPASTEEG; encoded by the coding sequence GTGAGCCCCGAGAAGTCCGGCCCAGCCGCCGTTATCGTCCTAGCTGCAGGTGCCGGTACCCGGATGAAATCCCGTACCCCGAAAATCCTCCACGAAATCGGCGGCCGCTCCATGGTGGGCCACGCCCTGCTCGCCGCCCGCAGCATCAGCCCCGAGCGCCTGGCCCTCGTGGTCCGGCATGAGCGGGACCGCGTTGCAGCCCACCTCAGGGAACTTGATCCCGACGCCGTGATCGTGGACCAGGACGAGGTCCCCGGCACCGGACGCGCCGTCGAAGTTGCCCTCGAAGCCCTGGACGCCAAGGAGCCTGTGGCTGGAACCGTCGTAGTCACCTACGGCGATGTCCCGCTGCTGACCGGCGAAATGCTCGCCGAACTCGTGTCCACGCACGAGCGCGAGGGCAACGCGGTCACGGTGCTCACCGCGATCCTGGACGACGCCACCGGCTACGGCCGCATTCTCCGGGGCGAAGACGGCACGGTCACGGGCATCCGCGAACACAAGGACGCCACCGACGCCGAGCGTGCGATCCGCGAGATCAACTCCGGCATCTACGCCTTTGACGCCGTTGTCCTCCGGGACGCCCTCGGCCACGTCACCACCGACAACTCGCAGGGTGAAAAGTACCTGACCGATGTCCTCGGGCTGGCCCGCGAGGCAGGCGGCCGCGTGGCCGCCGTCGTCACGGCCGACCGCTGGCAGGTGGAAGGCGCCAACGACCGCGTCCAGCTGGCCGCCCTCGGCGCGGAGCACAACCGCCGGATCGTGGAAGCATGGATGCGCGCCGGTGTTACCGTCGTTGACCCCGCCACCACCTGGATCGACTCCACGGTGACCTTGGCGGAGGACGTCCGGATCCTGCCCAACACCCAGCTGCACGGCGCCACCACGGTGGCGCGGGACGCCGTCGTCGGCCCCGACTCCACACTGACGGATGTCAGTATCGGTGAGGGCGCCAAGGTAACCCGGACCCACGGATCCGGCGCGGAGATCGGCGCGGGCGCCAGCGTTGGCCCCTTCACCTACCTGCGCCCGGGAACGGTCCTGGGCGAGACAGGCAAGATCGGCGCCTTCTACGAAACCAAGAACGTCAGGATCGGCCGCGGCTCCAAGCTGTCCCACCTGGGCTACGCCGGGGACGCAGAGATTGGCGAGGACACGAACATCGGCTGCGGCAACATCACCGCGAACTACGACGGCGAGAAGAAGCACCGCACGGTGATCGGCTCGGGCGTGCGCACCGGCTCCAACACAGTATTCGTCGCTCCGGTCACGGTGGGGGACGGTGCCTACAGCGGCGCCGGAGCCGTGATCCGCAAGGACGTGCCCGCAGGTGCCCTGGCGCTGTCCATGGCAGCACAGCGCAACGCCGAGGGCTGGGTCGCGGCCAACCGCCCCGGCTCGCTGTCTGCGGAACTGGCAGAAGCCGCCGCGGCCCGCGAAGGCCGCAATGAGACCTCAAATTCCCCCGCATCTACAGAAGAGGGCTAG
- a CDS encoding TetR/AcrR family transcriptional regulator, whose protein sequence is MTGPQRRSQLVEVGRALFAMRGLDGTTIEEIAAAAGVSKPVIYEHFGSKEGLYTQVVEYEFRILLAAINDALTQEAKPRVLVERAALALLTYIEERTDGFRILMRDAPPSQPEGAFSTLLSHVTARVEYILSDEFARRGFSAADGAMYAQMLVGMVAMTGQWWQDARQPDKRAVAAHLVNLAWNGLTGLKKDPELRSEA, encoded by the coding sequence ATGACCGGACCCCAGCGGCGGTCCCAGCTCGTCGAAGTAGGGCGGGCCCTTTTCGCGATGCGGGGGCTGGACGGCACCACCATCGAGGAGATTGCGGCCGCTGCCGGCGTTTCCAAGCCCGTGATCTACGAGCACTTCGGCTCGAAGGAAGGCCTGTACACGCAGGTCGTCGAGTACGAGTTCAGGATCCTGCTCGCCGCCATCAATGACGCACTCACCCAGGAGGCCAAGCCGAGGGTCCTCGTGGAGCGCGCTGCCCTGGCCCTGCTCACCTACATCGAGGAACGCACCGACGGCTTCCGCATCCTCATGCGCGACGCTCCCCCGTCCCAGCCCGAAGGCGCCTTCTCCACGCTGCTTTCACACGTGACCGCGCGCGTTGAATACATCCTGTCCGATGAATTCGCCCGCCGCGGGTTCAGCGCAGCCGACGGCGCCATGTACGCGCAGATGCTCGTGGGCATGGTGGCGATGACGGGTCAGTGGTGGCAGGACGCCCGCCAGCCCGACAAACGGGCCGTCGCCGCACACCTCGTCAACCTGGCCTGGAACGGCCTGACCGGCCTCAAAAAGGACCCGGAACTCCGCAGCGAGGCATAG
- the rsmA gene encoding 16S rRNA (adenine(1518)-N(6)/adenine(1519)-N(6))-dimethyltransferase RsmA, giving the protein MTDPTPSASGTAPAPLFGASDIRRLAGEVGVRPTKTLGQNFVIDGNTIRRIVATAGIGPDETVLEIGPGLGSLTLGLLDAAKAVVAVEIDPVLAAKLPETIRQWRPDSADDFHLVLADAMKVTELPAEPAALVANLPYNVAVPVVLHLLQHFPSIRHGLVMVQDEVADRLAAGPGSKIYGVPSVKAAWYSSMRKAGVIGMNVFWPAPKIQSGLVAFTRREPPATTARREEVFAVIDAAFAQRRKTLRAALAGWAGSAAEAERCLVAAGVDPTARGEVIDIAAFARIAEARAAADA; this is encoded by the coding sequence GTGACTGACCCGACCCCCTCCGCCTCCGGCACTGCGCCCGCTCCACTGTTCGGTGCCTCCGATATCCGCAGGCTGGCCGGGGAGGTCGGCGTCCGCCCCACCAAGACGCTCGGCCAGAACTTCGTCATCGACGGCAACACCATCCGCAGGATCGTGGCCACCGCCGGCATCGGACCCGACGAGACGGTCCTCGAAATCGGACCCGGGCTGGGGTCGCTGACGCTGGGGCTCCTTGACGCCGCCAAGGCGGTGGTCGCCGTCGAAATTGACCCCGTCCTGGCTGCGAAGCTCCCGGAGACCATCCGGCAGTGGCGGCCCGACTCCGCCGATGATTTCCACCTGGTCCTCGCCGACGCCATGAAGGTGACCGAGCTGCCGGCCGAGCCCGCAGCGCTCGTCGCCAACCTGCCGTACAACGTCGCGGTGCCGGTGGTGCTTCACCTGCTGCAGCACTTCCCGTCGATCCGCCACGGACTCGTCATGGTTCAGGACGAAGTCGCTGACCGGCTGGCTGCTGGACCCGGAAGCAAAATTTACGGCGTGCCCTCGGTCAAGGCCGCCTGGTACAGCAGCATGCGCAAGGCCGGCGTCATCGGCATGAACGTCTTCTGGCCCGCGCCCAAAATCCAGTCCGGGCTCGTGGCGTTCACCCGGCGTGAACCCCCGGCCACCACCGCCCGCCGCGAGGAGGTCTTTGCCGTCATTGATGCTGCGTTTGCGCAGCGCCGCAAGACGCTCCGTGCAGCCCTGGCCGGGTGGGCCGGCAGCGCCGCCGAAGCGGAACGCTGCCTGGTAGCGGCCGGCGTCGACCCCACCGCGCGGGGCGAAGTGATCGACATCGCCGCGTTCGCGAGGATCGCCGAAGCCCGCGCGGCCGCGGACGCCTGA